In the genome of Terribacillus sp. FSL K6-0262, one region contains:
- the thiE gene encoding thiamine phosphate synthase, whose amino-acid sequence MKEELELYFIMGSQNCPDKDPEDILEQALDAGITMFQFREKGEGARTGKAKRQLAERLQARCRAHSIPFIVNDDVDLAIAIGADGVHIGQTDEAMQLVKARCPEHFIIGVSAQNAEEAKKAIQDGAHYIGVGPIAATRTKIDAKFPIGLTGLREIRKQVGEFPIVAIGGINQKNAEAVRQAGADGISFISVLTKASDIQEAVNMLKAGKVHG is encoded by the coding sequence ATGAAAGAGGAATTGGAGCTTTATTTCATCATGGGCAGTCAAAACTGCCCGGACAAGGATCCGGAGGATATATTGGAGCAAGCGCTCGATGCGGGCATCACGATGTTTCAATTTCGTGAAAAAGGGGAGGGGGCAAGGACTGGAAAAGCAAAACGACAGCTGGCGGAACGGCTCCAGGCTAGGTGCCGTGCGCATAGTATTCCTTTCATCGTGAATGACGATGTCGATCTTGCCATTGCGATTGGCGCAGATGGTGTGCATATCGGACAGACGGATGAAGCGATGCAGCTGGTGAAGGCACGCTGTCCAGAGCATTTCATCATCGGTGTAAGTGCCCAAAATGCCGAAGAAGCCAAAAAGGCAATCCAGGACGGGGCACATTACATTGGTGTCGGTCCCATTGCTGCCACACGGACAAAAATAGATGCCAAGTTCCCGATCGGACTCACGGGACTGCGGGAAATCCGGAAACAAGTCGGTGAATTTCCGATAGTCGCAATTGGCGGCATCAATCAGAAAAATGCAGAAGCTGTCCGTCAGGCTGGTGCGGATGGAATCTCGTTCATCTCGGTTTTGACCAAAGCGAGCGATATCCAAGAGGCAGTGAATATGCTGAAAGCGGGGAAGGTGCACGGATGA
- a CDS encoding YckD family protein — MKWIKAGAVIIALCLGLVVANPAASFAADKAVADVLTDKQKQEIAALQKQALEQEKQIIEKYVEFGVFSEEKADQIVKHLDQRFEQLEQDGFIPKPHRHGHPAHPDK; from the coding sequence TTGAAATGGATAAAAGCTGGGGCTGTCATTATCGCTCTATGCCTTGGATTGGTGGTTGCCAATCCTGCCGCTTCCTTCGCCGCTGACAAAGCTGTTGCAGATGTACTGACAGATAAGCAGAAGCAGGAAATAGCGGCGCTGCAGAAACAAGCATTGGAGCAAGAAAAGCAAATCATCGAGAAATACGTTGAATTCGGTGTCTTTTCTGAAGAAAAAGCCGACCAAATCGTGAAGCATTTGGATCAGCGATTCGAACAGCTGGAGCAGGATGGCTTCATCCCGAAACCGCATCGGCATGGACATCCTGCGCATCCAGATAAATGA
- the thiM gene encoding hydroxyethylthiazole kinase → MYRRDSIMKYTDVIKEVRTKNPLIHCITNNVVINFTANGLIALGASPVMASAKEEAAQMVQHAQALLINIGTLAAADAEAMILAGKEANRLGIPVIFDPVGVGATTYRTETARRILAEVDVTVIRGNAGEIAVLGGISAKIKGVDGSGEGISPGHVQQIARELDTIVIATGKIDVLSDGNHTYSVSNGHEMLTKITGSGCLLGAVVAAFAGAADDVMKACIGALSFYGIAAEAAAELAQAPGSFQAAFLDQLYLLGNDVSGLERVDEIPVEV, encoded by the coding sequence CTGTACAGGAGGGACAGCATAATGAAGTATACTGATGTGATAAAGGAAGTCCGCACAAAGAACCCACTGATTCATTGTATTACAAACAATGTGGTCATCAATTTTACTGCAAATGGGTTGATTGCACTCGGAGCTTCTCCGGTTATGGCATCCGCTAAGGAAGAAGCAGCGCAGATGGTGCAGCATGCACAGGCGCTGCTGATCAATATCGGCACCCTGGCTGCTGCCGATGCGGAAGCGATGATCTTAGCTGGGAAAGAAGCGAACAGACTCGGTATCCCGGTGATTTTCGATCCTGTCGGTGTGGGTGCGACGACCTACAGGACAGAAACAGCCCGTCGTATTTTGGCAGAGGTGGATGTCACTGTCATACGGGGGAATGCGGGTGAAATAGCTGTCCTCGGCGGTATATCGGCTAAAATAAAAGGTGTGGATGGTTCTGGTGAAGGTATATCCCCAGGCCACGTCCAGCAAATTGCAAGAGAGCTGGATACGATTGTGATCGCAACAGGCAAAATAGATGTCCTCTCGGATGGGAACCATACGTATAGTGTGTCGAATGGCCATGAGATGCTGACGAAAATAACAGGATCCGGCTGCCTTCTCGGTGCAGTCGTTGCGGCATTTGCAGGAGCTGCGGATGATGTGATGAAAGCATGCATCGGCGCACTAAGTTTCTATGGTATCGCAGCAGAGGCTGCAGCCGAGCTTGCGCAAGCTCCGGGAAGTTTTCAGGCTGCTTTCCTGGATCAGCTTTATCTTTTGGGGAATGACGTAAGTGGATTGGAACGAGTGGATGAAATTCCGGTAGAAGTGTAA
- the thiD gene encoding bifunctional hydroxymethylpyrimidine kinase/phosphomethylpyrimidine kinase, giving the protein MPDVKSALTIAGTDPSGGAGIQADLKTFQEREVYGMSVITSLVAQNTTGVQAIHHVPVEFLKQQLESIFSDIIPAAVKTGMIASEEMMRCIAAMLNDANTIYVMDPVMYAKSGHALMGEDSRDALKTHLVPLASLVTPNVPEAEELTGMRIEDEASMKTAAKRIVREYGAKAVLMKGGHMEDALAADWLYDGENFTSYTAERIPTKHTHGTGCTYSAAITAELAKGRSLQEAVKIGKEFVTDAIRYSLQLGKGNGPTNHWGYRLKSVPVQEGQHNEVY; this is encoded by the coding sequence ATGCCTGATGTGAAGAGTGCTTTGACGATTGCCGGTACGGATCCTTCAGGCGGTGCCGGCATCCAGGCTGATCTGAAGACATTCCAAGAGCGCGAGGTATATGGCATGAGCGTGATAACATCCCTTGTCGCCCAGAACACGACTGGTGTGCAGGCAATTCATCATGTTCCGGTCGAATTTCTAAAGCAGCAGCTGGAATCCATTTTTTCGGACATCATCCCGGCTGCTGTAAAGACCGGAATGATTGCATCGGAAGAGATGATGCGCTGTATCGCTGCTATGCTGAATGATGCAAATACCATTTATGTCATGGATCCTGTCATGTATGCCAAAAGCGGGCATGCCCTAATGGGAGAAGATTCGAGAGATGCGCTGAAGACACATCTCGTGCCGCTGGCATCACTGGTTACGCCGAACGTACCGGAAGCGGAAGAACTAACTGGAATGCGGATAGAGGACGAAGCCAGTATGAAAACAGCGGCAAAAAGAATCGTCAGGGAATATGGGGCAAAAGCTGTCCTTATGAAAGGCGGGCATATGGAAGATGCTTTAGCTGCAGATTGGCTTTATGATGGGGAAAACTTTACGTCCTACACAGCCGAGCGAATCCCGACAAAGCATACTCATGGAACAGGATGCACATATTCGGCGGCAATCACAGCGGAATTGGCGAAGGGGAGATCGTTGCAGGAGGCAGTCAAAATCGGCAAGGAGTTTGTAACAGATGCGATTCGTTATTCGCTGCAGCTAGGCAAAGGGAACGGGCCGACAAACCATTGGGGCTACCGTCTGAAAAGTGTGCCTGTACAGGAGGGACAGCATAATGAAGTATACTGA
- the tenA gene encoding thiaminase II, which translates to MFSAQLREEANPVFEAIYQHPFVEGVANGHVPKEALIHYVKADYEYLTAFARIYGLAVSKCETREEMDFYQSQINFVLHSEIHPHNVFCKVAGVKYEDLQRMTPPPAADHYISHMMNSAVHGDIGELMAALLPCPWTYQALAAHIIETKEPDESNPFLEWIQFYASREDGMPDVTAELCKRLDKWAETAGSAAKERARKAFLKSCMLEHAFWEMATTEQDWMIPLKGESLHA; encoded by the coding sequence ATGTTTTCTGCACAATTGAGAGAAGAAGCAAACCCGGTTTTCGAAGCAATCTATCAGCATCCTTTCGTCGAAGGAGTTGCAAATGGCCATGTGCCTAAAGAGGCGCTGATCCATTACGTGAAGGCAGACTATGAGTACCTGACTGCATTCGCTCGTATTTATGGCTTGGCAGTAAGCAAATGTGAGACAAGGGAAGAGATGGATTTCTATCAGTCCCAGATTAATTTTGTCCTGCATAGTGAAATTCATCCGCATAATGTGTTCTGTAAGGTGGCTGGTGTGAAATACGAGGATTTGCAGCGTATGACACCGCCGCCGGCAGCAGATCATTACATTTCCCACATGATGAATAGTGCTGTACATGGTGATATCGGGGAGCTGATGGCAGCACTCCTGCCTTGCCCGTGGACGTATCAAGCGCTGGCTGCCCATATTATCGAGACGAAGGAGCCGGATGAATCCAATCCGTTCCTGGAATGGATCCAGTTCTATGCCAGCAGGGAAGACGGTATGCCGGATGTGACAGCCGAGCTTTGCAAGCGGCTGGACAAATGGGCGGAAACAGCAGGATCTGCTGCCAAGGAACGAGCGCGTAAAGCATTCCTGAAAAGCTGTATGCTGGAACATGCCTTTTGGGAGATGGCAACCACCGAGCAAGATTGGATGATACCATTGAAAGGGGAGTCCCTTCATGCCTGA
- the splB gene encoding spore photoproduct lyase produces MVKPFVPQLVYIEPRALEYPLGVKLRDKFQDMGVEIRETTSHNQVRNLPGENEFQKYRTAKSTLVVGVRKTLKFDTSKPSAEYAIPFATGCMGHCHYCYLQTTMGSKPYIRTYVNTDEIFEAAEQYMQERAPEETRFEASCTSDIVGIDHLTHTLKHAIEYFGRSKHGQLRFVTKFAHVDHLLDADHQGRTRFRFSINDDYVIKYFEPGTSRLKDRIEAAVKVAEAGYPLGFIVAPIYLHEGWQKGYPEMLEHLEAALPAHAKKNLTFELIQHRFTKPAKRVIQKNYPMTKLELDENKRKYKWGRYGIGKYVYQNEEQEEIKDILGSTIYKMFPHSRIEYFT; encoded by the coding sequence ATGGTTAAACCGTTCGTGCCGCAGCTCGTCTATATCGAGCCCAGGGCATTGGAGTATCCGCTTGGCGTGAAACTTCGGGATAAATTCCAGGACATGGGAGTGGAAATCCGTGAGACCACTTCCCATAACCAGGTTCGTAATCTGCCGGGGGAAAATGAGTTCCAGAAGTATCGCACTGCCAAATCGACATTGGTCGTCGGCGTACGGAAAACATTGAAATTCGATACGTCCAAACCATCTGCGGAATATGCGATTCCTTTTGCGACAGGATGTATGGGACATTGCCATTATTGCTACCTGCAGACAACGATGGGATCCAAACCTTATATCCGTACGTATGTGAATACAGATGAGATTTTCGAGGCGGCAGAGCAATATATGCAGGAGAGGGCGCCTGAAGAGACGCGTTTCGAGGCTTCCTGTACTTCGGATATTGTCGGCATCGACCATCTGACGCACACGCTGAAACATGCAATAGAATACTTCGGTCGATCCAAACATGGACAGCTGCGTTTCGTGACGAAATTTGCCCATGTGGATCATTTGCTGGACGCAGATCATCAGGGACGGACAAGGTTCCGATTCAGCATCAATGATGACTATGTGATCAAATACTTCGAACCTGGAACCTCCCGTTTGAAAGATCGGATCGAAGCTGCCGTGAAAGTTGCAGAAGCAGGTTATCCGCTTGGCTTCATCGTTGCTCCGATTTATCTGCATGAGGGCTGGCAGAAGGGCTATCCGGAAATGCTGGAGCATCTGGAAGCAGCGCTGCCCGCTCATGCCAAAAAGAACCTTACCTTTGAATTGATCCAGCACCGTTTCACAAAGCCGGCAAAACGTGTCATCCAGAAAAATTACCCGATGACAAAGCTGGAACTCGATGAAAACAAGCGGAAATATAAATGGGGCCGCTACGGTATCGGGAAGTATGTTTATCAGAATGAGGAACAGGAAGAAATCAAAGACATTCTTGGGAGCACGATCTATAAAATGTTCCCGCATTCACGGATTGAATATTTCACTTGA
- a CDS encoding transcriptional regulator SplA domain-containing protein, protein MAFQPGDIVYVIIRNPHAQGVANIQEAAVVHHPEKPGELALFIYETYYPLTDEVAVYQDLGEAEEAYVSAFGLTEGGYYG, encoded by the coding sequence ATGGCATTTCAGCCAGGGGATATCGTCTATGTGATCATTCGCAATCCTCATGCACAGGGAGTGGCAAATATACAGGAAGCAGCAGTCGTCCATCATCCGGAAAAGCCCGGGGAACTTGCTTTGTTCATTTATGAAACGTATTATCCGCTGACGGATGAAGTTGCAGTCTATCAGGATCTTGGCGAGGCGGAGGAGGCGTATGTGTCTGCTTTCGGCCTGACCGAGGGTGGGTATTATGGTTAA
- a CDS encoding EAL domain-containing protein yields the protein MEQPSVCAMCGTILPIPEKGELLLRLPGSYQNPPLGNPLRQEDRYTIYQYFNKHQLEQMLLSIRSQSITDAMCSVAKKVTHSYPMVPVEVLLHRIQFPQFTEIIDKRAFRSFLQPIISMKDEAIFGFEHLLRADKSEVTPDVLFHFAAEAGLTAMLDQQARQTAVRKRAKEGIPAGVKSFINFLPSTIYNPDYCLRQTFHMVNEYGIAPGDLVFEVVETEKLDDVSRLKRIFKRYKQEGMMVALDDVGAGYSTLDLFRELEPDIVKIDRAYISDCDTDPEKQEFLHNVIDVARTLGSKVLAEGIEREEEFGFCKRIGIDLAQGYYVGKPSPEAVSGGSLFPLR from the coding sequence ATGGAGCAGCCCTCTGTTTGTGCGATGTGCGGTACTATCCTCCCTATACCGGAGAAGGGGGAATTACTGCTGAGGCTGCCGGGATCCTATCAAAATCCGCCTTTAGGCAATCCGCTCAGGCAGGAAGATAGATATACGATTTATCAATATTTCAATAAACATCAGCTGGAGCAGATGCTGCTCTCCATCCGAAGCCAAAGCATAACCGATGCAATGTGTTCCGTTGCCAAGAAAGTCACGCATAGTTATCCAATGGTGCCAGTCGAGGTGCTGCTTCATCGGATTCAATTCCCCCAATTTACGGAGATCATCGATAAGAGAGCATTTCGTTCCTTTTTGCAGCCGATCATTTCCATGAAGGATGAGGCGATTTTCGGTTTTGAGCACTTATTGCGCGCGGACAAATCGGAAGTAACGCCAGATGTCTTGTTTCATTTCGCTGCTGAAGCAGGACTCACCGCCATGCTTGATCAGCAAGCGAGACAGACGGCAGTCAGGAAGAGGGCAAAGGAAGGTATACCGGCTGGAGTGAAGAGTTTCATCAATTTCCTGCCATCCACTATCTATAATCCTGATTACTGTCTGAGGCAGACTTTCCATATGGTCAATGAATATGGGATTGCTCCCGGTGATCTAGTGTTTGAAGTGGTCGAAACGGAGAAATTGGATGACGTGTCCCGCTTGAAACGTATTTTCAAACGCTATAAACAAGAGGGGATGATGGTGGCGCTTGATGATGTGGGAGCAGGCTATTCCACACTTGATTTGTTCAGGGAGCTGGAGCCAGATATCGTCAAAATAGACAGGGCATATATATCCGATTGCGATACGGATCCCGAAAAACAGGAATTTCTCCATAATGTGATCGATGTTGCCAGGACACTTGGTTCGAAGGTTCTGGCAGAAGGGATTGAAAGAGAAGAAGAATTTGGCTTCTGCAAGCGTATTGGAATTGATTTAGCCCAAGGCTACTATGTGGGGAAACCAAGTCCGGAAGCAGTTTCTGGCGGTTCATTGTTTCCATTGAGATAA
- a CDS encoding secondary thiamine-phosphate synthase enzyme YjbQ, with protein sequence MDIFPIVTNQHDDMIEITDSIQRYIQSAGILEGIAVISSLHTTAGITVNENADPDVKRDFLRRLREVFPWEHELDRHAEGNTAAHLKTSTVGHAQTVLISGGELVLGTWQGIYFCEFDGPRSRKYAVQVLPCGKGVS encoded by the coding sequence ATGGACATTTTCCCAATAGTAACAAACCAGCATGATGATATGATTGAAATCACCGACTCCATTCAGCGCTATATACAGTCCGCAGGCATCCTGGAGGGGATTGCAGTCATCTCTTCCCTGCATACGACGGCGGGGATCACTGTAAATGAGAATGCCGATCCCGATGTGAAACGGGATTTTCTTCGCCGGCTCAGGGAGGTATTTCCTTGGGAACATGAGTTGGACCGCCATGCAGAAGGAAATACTGCAGCCCATTTAAAGACCAGTACCGTCGGACATGCGCAGACAGTCCTTATTTCAGGGGGGGAATTAGTATTGGGGACATGGCAAGGCATTTATTTTTGTGAATTCGATGGACCCAGATCACGGAAGTATGCAGTTCAAGTCCTGCCATGCGGAAAGGGTGTATCGTGA
- a CDS encoding flavodoxin, which translates to MASVLIAFTSMSGNTEEMADIMEQTLEEKGIEVTKVQIDIDQLDVFTMPDYDGILMGTYTWGDGDIPYEIEDFYDELDDIELDGKPVALFGSCDSIYASFGAAIDSFEEKFKERGAEIVLENLKVDLSPEDEDIRNCQEFAASFASIVEKQHI; encoded by the coding sequence GTGGCAAGTGTACTGATAGCATTCACCAGTATGTCGGGCAACACAGAAGAGATGGCTGACATTATGGAACAGACTCTGGAGGAAAAAGGGATCGAGGTAACGAAGGTCCAAATTGATATAGATCAACTAGATGTATTTACGATGCCGGATTACGATGGCATCTTGATGGGTACCTATACTTGGGGAGACGGAGACATCCCTTACGAAATCGAGGATTTCTATGATGAGCTGGATGACATCGAACTGGACGGCAAGCCAGTAGCTCTTTTTGGATCTTGTGATTCGATATATGCAAGTTTCGGTGCGGCCATCGATTCGTTTGAGGAGAAATTCAAGGAACGAGGAGCGGAAATCGTTTTAGAAAACCTGAAAGTCGACCTATCCCCGGAAGACGAGGATATCCGCAACTGTCAGGAATTCGCGGCTTCGTTTGCTTCGATAGTGGAAAAACAGCACATATAA
- a CDS encoding CrcB family protein, which yields MKVYIAIGCGGSIGALLRYLAGVIVNQDGSFPLATLCINIVGCFAMGYLTNFVKRRFFGDNPALAKGLTTGLVGAFTTFSTVSLDTALLFQDDLIHIGLLYLACSTAGGLGALLLGLRFSPDPAQKERGV from the coding sequence ATGAAAGTGTATATCGCCATCGGCTGCGGCGGCAGTATCGGGGCACTTCTGCGTTATCTTGCCGGGGTAATAGTGAATCAGGACGGCAGTTTTCCCCTGGCCACGCTTTGCATCAATATCGTTGGTTGTTTCGCTATGGGGTATTTGACTAACTTCGTCAAACGGCGCTTCTTCGGGGATAATCCTGCCCTGGCCAAAGGACTGACTACCGGCTTGGTCGGGGCTTTTACGACCTTTTCCACTGTCAGCCTGGATACAGCCCTGCTTTTCCAGGATGATCTGATCCATATCGGATTGCTCTATCTTGCATGCAGTACCGCGGGCGGCCTGGGCGCTCTGCTTCTCGGACTGCGCTTTTCCCCGGATCCGGCTCAAAAGGAGCGTGGAGTATGA
- the crcB gene encoding fluoride efflux transporter CrcB, which produces MSIVFILIGGWLGAVIRYEISRRIETFWKCGFPLATFLINVMGSFLIGLVFQSDWGTDWHNFLAVGFLGSFTTFSTFHLEIVQLSSRKQIIIAVTYLLCSYAAGIMLALIGLTI; this is translated from the coding sequence ATGAGCATTGTTTTTATTTTGATAGGCGGATGGCTTGGAGCGGTGATTCGGTATGAAATCAGCAGACGGATAGAGACATTCTGGAAATGCGGCTTCCCGCTGGCAACCTTCCTGATCAATGTGATGGGTTCTTTTCTGATCGGACTGGTGTTCCAGTCGGATTGGGGAACGGACTGGCATAATTTCCTCGCAGTTGGTTTCCTTGGATCGTTTACGACTTTCTCTACTTTCCATTTGGAAATTGTCCAATTAAGCAGCCGGAAGCAAATCATCATCGCTGTCACTTACTTGCTATGCAGCTATGCGGCTGGTATCATGCTGGCCCTGATCGGATTGACCATTTAA
- a CDS encoding DUF4064 domain-containing protein — MIKRTAELVLGIIGVAFHALAAILVGLLIAATGDVMREEMYNDPALTAEDADLISSILGGMGWYFVVVSVISAILGVVGIVLLRRDDRSTASGVIFIVTAVLSALLTLFVSFIPSILLLVAGILAIVRKPFDTNDNTIESY; from the coding sequence TTGATTAAACGTACTGCAGAATTGGTATTAGGGATTATAGGTGTGGCTTTTCATGCATTGGCTGCCATTTTAGTCGGATTACTCATCGCGGCAACGGGAGATGTCATGCGCGAGGAGATGTATAATGATCCTGCACTTACGGCTGAAGATGCAGATTTGATAAGCAGTATTTTAGGCGGTATGGGATGGTATTTCGTCGTTGTCAGTGTGATATCGGCTATTCTGGGTGTTGTGGGAATCGTGCTTTTACGCCGTGACGACAGATCCACAGCTTCTGGTGTCATCTTTATTGTAACTGCCGTACTCTCTGCTTTGCTGACACTTTTCGTTTCTTTTATCCCGTCAATTCTACTTCTTGTCGCAGGGATCCTTGCGATCGTCAGGAAACCCTTCGATACAAACGACAACACGATAGAGAGCTATTGA
- a CDS encoding DUF4064 domain-containing protein, with amino-acid sequence MLRRTAEKVLAIIGAIVFLITAVMTAVQVAGYDPEAARQEIVDSGVDRPVDTDMIADMASSIGIFVIIVSVICAILGIVAAFRLKADRKQVGLGVMLIIVALVGSIATFLSGFIGGVLYTIAGILVLARRPLDESGA; translated from the coding sequence ATGTTGAGACGAACAGCGGAGAAGGTACTTGCCATCATTGGTGCAATTGTCTTCCTCATTACTGCGGTCATGACGGCAGTCCAGGTTGCTGGATACGATCCGGAAGCTGCCCGCCAAGAGATTGTGGATAGCGGAGTGGACCGGCCGGTTGATACGGATATGATAGCCGATATGGCAAGTTCCATCGGGATATTCGTCATTATTGTAAGTGTGATTTGTGCCATTTTAGGTATTGTGGCTGCATTCAGGCTCAAGGCAGATCGTAAGCAGGTAGGACTGGGTGTCATGTTGATCATCGTTGCGTTGGTGGGTTCGATCGCTACTTTCCTATCGGGCTTTATCGGCGGCGTCTTGTACACTATTGCAGGTATATTGGTGCTGGCTAGAAGGCCCTTGGATGAAAGCGGCGCTTAA
- a CDS encoding DUF4064 domain-containing protein, whose amino-acid sequence MMVKRTAEKVLAIIGAVLFLIFAVWSAIGLGGADEAATNELVNQGFTQEDASMFTDIVTGMSIWLIILYVICAILGFVSLAMLKPNKKATGAGVLLIVTAVLGTLLSIFSGFISGVLYLIAGIMAIVRKPVEQYNDRGETY is encoded by the coding sequence ATGATGGTAAAAAGAACAGCAGAAAAAGTATTGGCAATCATTGGAGCGGTTTTATTTCTTATCTTTGCGGTCTGGTCGGCTATAGGGCTTGGAGGAGCGGATGAAGCAGCAACGAATGAACTCGTAAACCAAGGTTTTACGCAAGAGGATGCTTCTATGTTTACTGATATCGTGACTGGGATGTCCATTTGGCTGATCATCCTGTATGTGATTTGTGCAATTCTTGGTTTTGTTTCGCTTGCAATGCTGAAACCAAATAAGAAGGCAACAGGGGCAGGCGTCCTTCTGATCGTAACAGCGGTGCTTGGTACACTTCTTTCTATCTTTTCCGGTTTCATCAGTGGTGTTCTTTATTTGATCGCGGGTATCATGGCGATTGTGCGCAAGCCTGTCGAGCAATATAATGATAGAGGAGAAACTTATTAA
- a CDS encoding ABC transporter permease subunit, which produces MSNFFQLVRNEQTKLYSQLSTWILLGILVVIVLGFSILMRTADGIMTYDDETWKQSLQEENQMYAEIDPSDPNIAINNYRIENDLKPEGMSAWGFLYESHYLTSVLSLITIIVAGGILANEFRWGTIKLLLTRPATRTKIFFAKYASVLLFALTALIILFITAWLFGMIFFGLGGDGSVLQMKDGEIVEVSVWTRIAQDYGLQLVKLAVWSTFAFMISAAFRNSALAIGTAIFLMFVGTSVVSFIADKPFAKYILFANLDLTQFTTGYKMIDDLTLTFSIVTIIVYYLIFLVIGWVLFTKRDVAGQ; this is translated from the coding sequence TTGAGTAACTTTTTCCAGCTTGTCCGTAACGAACAGACGAAGCTGTACAGCCAGCTGTCGACATGGATATTGCTTGGTATCCTTGTAGTCATCGTGCTCGGCTTTTCAATATTAATGCGGACAGCTGACGGTATCATGACGTACGATGATGAGACATGGAAGCAGAGTTTGCAGGAAGAAAATCAAATGTATGCAGAAATAGATCCTTCCGATCCAAATATCGCAATAAACAATTATCGGATCGAAAACGATTTGAAGCCGGAAGGAATGTCGGCATGGGGATTCCTTTATGAGAGCCATTATCTGACAAGCGTGCTCAGTCTGATTACAATCATCGTTGCCGGAGGAATCCTTGCGAATGAATTCCGCTGGGGAACGATCAAATTATTGCTGACCAGACCTGCAACGAGAACAAAGATATTCTTCGCGAAGTATGCGAGCGTGCTTTTGTTTGCTTTGACGGCATTGATCATTTTATTTATCACCGCTTGGTTATTCGGTATGATCTTCTTCGGATTGGGAGGGGATGGTTCTGTACTGCAAATGAAGGACGGGGAAATCGTAGAGGTTTCTGTTTGGACGAGGATTGCCCAGGACTACGGGCTGCAGCTGGTCAAACTGGCAGTTTGGTCGACATTCGCCTTCATGATTTCAGCAGCTTTCCGCAATAGTGCCTTAGCCATCGGGACTGCCATCTTCTTGATGTTCGTCGGCACCTCGGTTGTCAGCTTCATAGCAGATAAACCGTTCGCAAAATATATTTTGTTTGCAAATCTGGATTTGACGCAATTTACGACAGGGTATAAGATGATTGATGATTTAACGCTTACATTCTCGATTGTGACTATCATTGTGTATTATCTCATCTTCCTTGTCATAGGCTGGGTATTGTTCACCAAACGTGATGTAGCGGGTCAATAA